The following are encoded in a window of Streptomyces sp. 11x1 genomic DNA:
- a CDS encoding AAA family ATPase, which yields MIIERAYAHLESSDELGGAGADHGEWPWSVPCVRGLLADGLRFTAPVTFLVGENGSGKSTLVEALAEGFGLDSWGGSHDWRYASHRPKSVLGERVRFDATPRGRRMLGSWSARKGFFLRAETALDALDREGFAPDSVSHGEGFLAAFRGKFLQPGLYVLDEPEAALSFTSCLELIGHIDQLVKNGGQVICATHSPLLTALPGADIIEVGDHGMRRVPWDELALVDHWRRYLADPTAYLRHVLG from the coding sequence GTGATTATCGAACGTGCGTACGCACATCTGGAGTCGAGCGACGAGCTGGGTGGGGCAGGAGCGGACCACGGGGAATGGCCCTGGTCGGTGCCCTGTGTGCGCGGACTCCTGGCGGACGGTCTGCGCTTCACCGCGCCGGTGACCTTCCTGGTCGGGGAGAACGGCTCCGGGAAGTCGACCCTCGTCGAGGCCCTCGCCGAGGGCTTCGGCCTGGACTCCTGGGGCGGCTCCCACGACTGGCGCTACGCCTCCCACCGCCCGAAGTCCGTGCTCGGCGAACGGGTCCGCTTCGACGCCACCCCGCGCGGCCGCCGCATGCTCGGCAGCTGGAGCGCGCGCAAGGGCTTCTTCCTGCGCGCGGAGACGGCGCTCGACGCGCTGGACCGGGAAGGCTTCGCCCCTGACTCGGTCAGCCACGGCGAGGGCTTCCTCGCCGCGTTCCGGGGGAAGTTCCTCCAGCCCGGCCTGTATGTGTTGGACGAGCCCGAGGCTGCGCTGTCGTTCACTTCCTGCCTCGAACTCATCGGCCACATCGACCAGTTGGTGAAGAACGGCGGGCAGGTCATCTGCGCCACCCACTCCCCGCTGCTGACCGCGCTCCCCGGCGCGGACATCATCGAGGTCGGCGACCACGGCATGCGCCGCGTCCCTTGGGACGAACTGGCCCTGGTCGACCACTGGCGCCGCTACCTCGCCGACCCGACGGCCTATCTACGGCACGTCCTCGGCTGA
- a CDS encoding lysyl oxidase family protein: MTSQMTSPSSPTDPTDPTGATAAADSTVPTGGQGRRRRLKRPGLAALASLTVVAAVAGAAPGAGAAPAAKPGKPQLKLIAASKSVTLTRYEWDNGVQLQLGTYISVDNAPLEFKVTRKSYKDPIVAKQILRDGKKTTTKTLPKGLVDDFSGLTGFLEMSVKNAAGEEVVKTKGTFCPNNASGRIRPDAPSTNHYPQSCSTNPWTLGSVWGVEKGWATNTTSWNYDRTVDLPAGEYTAQVGVAKKYRDAFGIPNDRPTIKVTVREERSEEGGEGGGVGMAPSKSSHGGHGSGHGSGHDTRSAPDNHHYGPRGADVPAPPELPYALVDRGLAKHLGDGKGHTDGSRIAPALQAAPKRPTGKAGAPANIPKPDLRSLPAWDIAITDGEDGDAPGKDYLAFSANVWNAGPAPLVVDGFRKPGADLMDSYQYFYDAKGKQVGYAPAGTMEWDPREGHEHWHFTDFASYRLLSADQTKEVRSGKEAFCLANTDAIDYTVKNANWHPENTDLSTACGSEDAINVREVLDVGSGDTYTQYRPGQSFDITDLPNGTYYIQVIANPENRLQEANHKNNIALRKVILGGTEGARTVQVPPHGLIDTK; this comes from the coding sequence ATGACCAGCCAGATGACCAGCCCCTCCAGCCCGACCGACCCGACCGACCCGACCGGTGCGACCGCTGCCGCGGACTCGACCGTCCCGACCGGCGGTCAGGGCCGCCGCCGTCGCCTGAAGCGCCCGGGCCTCGCCGCCCTGGCGTCGCTCACCGTCGTCGCCGCCGTGGCCGGGGCGGCCCCCGGCGCCGGTGCCGCGCCCGCCGCGAAGCCCGGGAAGCCGCAGCTCAAGCTGATCGCCGCGTCGAAATCCGTGACGCTGACCCGCTACGAGTGGGACAACGGCGTCCAACTGCAGCTCGGGACGTACATCTCGGTCGACAACGCGCCCCTGGAATTCAAGGTGACGCGGAAGTCCTACAAGGACCCGATCGTCGCCAAGCAGATCCTGCGCGACGGCAAGAAGACCACGACGAAGACGCTCCCGAAGGGGCTCGTCGACGACTTCTCCGGGCTGACGGGCTTCCTGGAGATGTCGGTCAAGAACGCGGCCGGGGAGGAGGTCGTGAAGACCAAGGGCACCTTCTGCCCGAACAACGCCTCGGGCCGGATCCGTCCGGACGCCCCCTCCACCAACCACTATCCGCAGAGCTGTTCCACCAACCCGTGGACACTGGGCTCGGTGTGGGGCGTCGAGAAGGGCTGGGCCACCAACACCACCAGCTGGAACTACGACAGAACAGTGGACCTGCCGGCCGGTGAGTACACCGCCCAGGTCGGGGTCGCGAAGAAGTACCGTGACGCGTTCGGCATCCCCAACGACCGGCCGACCATCAAGGTGACGGTGCGCGAGGAGCGCTCCGAGGAGGGCGGCGAGGGCGGCGGTGTCGGCATGGCCCCGTCGAAGTCCTCGCACGGCGGTCACGGATCGGGTCACGGCTCCGGCCACGACACGCGGTCCGCCCCGGACAACCACCACTACGGCCCGCGCGGCGCCGACGTGCCGGCGCCGCCCGAGCTCCCCTATGCCCTGGTCGACCGGGGCCTGGCGAAGCACCTGGGCGACGGCAAGGGCCACACCGACGGCTCCCGCATCGCGCCCGCGCTGCAGGCCGCGCCCAAGCGTCCCACCGGCAAGGCGGGTGCCCCGGCGAACATCCCCAAGCCCGACCTGCGGTCGCTGCCCGCCTGGGACATCGCCATCACCGACGGCGAGGACGGCGACGCACCCGGCAAGGACTACCTGGCCTTCAGCGCCAACGTCTGGAACGCCGGCCCCGCGCCCCTCGTCGTCGACGGCTTCCGCAAGCCGGGTGCGGACCTGATGGACTCGTACCAGTACTTCTACGACGCCAAGGGCAAGCAGGTCGGCTACGCGCCCGCCGGCACCATGGAGTGGGACCCGCGCGAGGGACACGAGCACTGGCACTTCACGGACTTCGCCAGCTACCGCCTGCTCAGCGCGGACCAGACCAAGGAGGTGCGCTCCGGCAAGGAGGCGTTCTGCCTGGCCAACACCGACGCCATCGACTACACGGTGAAGAACGCCAACTGGCACCCGGAGAACACCGACCTGTCCACCGCGTGCGGCTCCGAGGACGCCATCAACGTCCGTGAGGTCCTGGACGTCGGCTCCGGCGACACGTACACCCAGTACCGTCCCGGCCAGTCCTTCGACATCACGGACCTGCCGAACGGCACGTACTACATCCAGGTCATCGCCAACCCGGAGAACCGTCTCCAGGAGGCCAACCACAAGAACAACATCGCCCTGCGCAAGGTGATCCTCGGCGGCACCGAGGGCGCCCGCACGGTCCAGGTCCCGCCGCACGGCCTGATCGACACCAAGTGA
- a CDS encoding helix-turn-helix domain-containing protein — protein sequence MGGGVGGGAAPVRRRDARRNRELLVAAAHEVFTEQGLEAPLDVIARRAGVGNATLYRHFPSRAALIDAVFHDQLAGTMAVGDRVRDAPDAWAGLTEYLGAVFDTLAADRGTNDLMTTRVPGVDTLEDVHEHNRRTIESLLRRGREEGTVRADVTTEDVLFALAALGRAVPALTAVTTPDAWRRPLTLLLDGLRPPGPTDTRASPTLPEPALDAAQLADVLAELGPHRAPRA from the coding sequence ATGGGCGGTGGGGTAGGTGGTGGGGCGGCGCCGGTGCGGCGGCGGGATGCGCGGCGGAACCGGGAGTTGTTGGTGGCTGCGGCTCACGAGGTGTTCACCGAGCAGGGGCTCGAAGCGCCGCTCGATGTGATCGCCCGCAGGGCCGGCGTCGGGAACGCGACGCTGTACCGGCACTTCCCCAGCCGCGCCGCCCTCATCGACGCCGTCTTCCACGACCAGCTCGCGGGCACGATGGCCGTCGGGGACCGGGTCCGCGACGCGCCGGATGCCTGGGCCGGGCTGACCGAGTACCTCGGCGCGGTCTTCGACACGCTCGCCGCCGACCGGGGCACGAACGACCTCATGACCACGCGCGTACCGGGCGTGGACACCCTGGAGGACGTCCACGAGCACAATCGGCGGACCATCGAGTCCCTGCTGCGGCGCGGCCGTGAGGAGGGCACGGTCCGGGCCGATGTCACCACCGAGGACGTCCTCTTCGCCCTCGCCGCCCTCGGCCGCGCCGTCCCCGCCCTCACCGCCGTCACCACCCCCGACGCCTGGCGCCGCCCGCTCACCCTCCTCCTAGACGGCCTGCGCCCACCGGGGCCCACGGACACCCGGGCATCGCCGACCTTGCCCGAGCCGGCCTTGGACGCGGCTCAACTCGCCGACGTGCTGGCCGAGTTGGGGCCTCATCGGGCGCCCAGAGCGTAG
- the argG gene encoding argininosuccinate synthase: MSKVLTSLPAGERVGIAFSGGLDTSVAVAWMRDKGAVPCTYTADIGQYDEPDIASVPGRAKTYGAEIARLVDCRAALVEEGLAALTCGAFHIRSGGRAYFNTTPLGRAVTGTLLVRAMLEDDVQIWGDGSTFKGNDIERFYRYGLLANPHLRIYKPWLDAHFVTELGGRKEMSEWLVAHQLPYRDSTEKAYSTDANIWGATHEAKTLEHLDTGVETVQPIMGVRFWDPEVEIATEDVTIGFDQGRPVTINGKEFASAVDLVMEANAIGGRHGLGMSDQIENRIIEAKSRGIYEAPGMALLHAAYERLVNAIHNEDTLAQYHSEGRRLGRLMYEGRWLDPQALMIRESLQRWVGAAVTGEVTLRLRRGEDYSILDTTGPAFSYHPDKLSMERTEDSAFGPVDRIGQLTMRNLDIADSRAKLEQYAGLGLIGTGSPTVGASQAAATGLIGTMPELPQGGAEAIASRGEVSEEDALLDRAAMESGTD; the protein is encoded by the coding sequence ATGTCCAAGGTCCTCACCTCTCTTCCGGCCGGCGAGCGCGTCGGCATCGCCTTCTCGGGCGGGCTCGACACCTCGGTCGCCGTCGCGTGGATGCGTGACAAGGGTGCCGTCCCCTGCACCTACACGGCTGACATCGGCCAGTACGACGAGCCCGACATCGCCTCGGTGCCCGGCCGCGCGAAGACCTACGGTGCCGAGATCGCGCGCCTGGTCGACTGCCGTGCCGCGCTGGTCGAGGAGGGCCTGGCCGCGCTGACCTGCGGCGCGTTCCACATCCGCTCCGGCGGGCGGGCGTATTTCAACACGACCCCCCTCGGCCGTGCGGTCACCGGCACCCTGCTGGTCCGGGCGATGCTGGAGGACGACGTCCAGATCTGGGGCGACGGCTCGACCTTCAAGGGCAACGACATCGAGCGGTTCTACCGCTACGGCCTGCTCGCCAACCCGCACCTCAGGATCTACAAGCCCTGGCTGGACGCCCACTTCGTCACCGAGCTCGGTGGCCGCAAGGAGATGTCCGAGTGGCTGGTCGCGCACCAGCTGCCGTACCGGGACTCGACGGAGAAGGCGTACTCCACCGACGCCAACATCTGGGGTGCCACCCACGAGGCCAAGACCCTGGAGCACCTGGACACCGGCGTCGAGACCGTGCAGCCGATCATGGGCGTCCGGTTCTGGGACCCCGAGGTCGAGATCGCCACCGAGGACGTGACGATCGGCTTCGACCAGGGCCGCCCGGTCACCATCAACGGCAAGGAGTTCGCCTCCGCCGTCGACCTGGTGATGGAGGCCAACGCCATCGGCGGCCGCCACGGCCTCGGTATGTCCGACCAGATCGAGAACCGCATCATCGAGGCCAAGAGCCGCGGCATCTACGAGGCCCCCGGCATGGCCCTCCTGCACGCCGCGTACGAGCGCCTCGTCAACGCCATCCACAACGAGGACACCCTCGCCCAGTACCACTCCGAGGGCCGTCGCCTCGGCCGCCTCATGTACGAGGGCCGCTGGCTGGACCCGCAGGCGCTGATGATCCGGGAGTCGCTGCAGCGCTGGGTCGGCGCGGCGGTCACCGGCGAGGTCACCCTCCGCCTGCGGCGCGGCGAGGACTACTCGATCCTCGACACCACGGGCCCGGCGTTCTCGTACCACCCGGACAAGCTGTCCATGGAGCGCACCGAGGACTCGGCCTTCGGCCCGGTCGACCGGATCGGCCAGCTGACCATGCGCAACCTCGACATCGCCGACTCGCGCGCCAAGCTGGAGCAGTACGCGGGCCTCGGCCTGATCGGCACCGGCAGCCCCACCGTCGGCGCCTCCCAGGCCGCCGCGACCGGGCTGATCGGCACCATGCCGGAGCTGCCGCAGGGCGGAGCCGAGGCCATCGCCTCGCGCGGTGAGGTCTCGGAGGAGGACGCGCTGCTGGACCGCGCCGCGATGGAGTCCGGCACGGACTGA
- a CDS encoding VOC family protein, which yields MSEEPAVRELRLVVTAADYDAALHFYRDVLGLPERAAFSSDGGRVSILEAGRATLEITDPKHAEYIDEVEVGRRVAGHIRVAFEVDDSTATTAKLAAAGAEVIAEPTRTPWNSLNSRLEAPGALQLTLFTELGT from the coding sequence ATGTCCGAGGAACCCGCGGTCCGCGAACTCCGGCTGGTCGTCACCGCCGCCGACTACGACGCCGCGCTGCACTTCTACCGAGATGTGCTGGGGCTGCCCGAGCGGGCGGCGTTCTCGTCGGACGGCGGGCGGGTGTCGATCCTCGAAGCGGGGCGGGCGACGCTGGAGATCACCGACCCGAAGCACGCGGAGTACATCGACGAGGTGGAGGTCGGCCGCCGTGTGGCCGGCCACATCCGGGTCGCCTTCGAGGTGGACGACTCGACCGCGACCACGGCGAAGCTGGCGGCGGCCGGCGCCGAGGTGATCGCCGAGCCGACCCGGACCCCCTGGAACTCGCTGAACTCCCGCCTCGAAGCCCCCGGCGCCCTCCAGCTGACCCTCTTCACCGAACTCGGGACGTGA